In one Buchnera aphidicola (Uroleucon sonchi) genomic region, the following are encoded:
- the hflK gene encoding FtsH protease activity modulator HflK produces MVWNKPNNNQPELDPWGKKNSNNKNYSGKKNEDKKTLLDVKKILYRFKNIINYNTNSQNSSKKIINPFFTIILISLFIWFLSGFYTIKEAERGVVTRFGKFSHLVEPGLNWKPVFFNEVKVINVETVRELATSGIMLTADENVVRVEMNVQYKVTNPINYLFSNAYPDDSLRQATDSALRGVIGHSTMDRVLTEGRTLVRSDTQQEIEAIIKPYNMGITILDVNFQTARPPEEVKAAFDDAIAARENREQYIREAEAYSNEVQPKANGQAQRILEEAKAYSSSIILKAQGEVAQFNKILPEYLLSKKITLKRLYIESMERLFKNNKKIFIDKQDNSAFFVSLDNFFSIMNSINNVHLKKKNILKNKKYINNKSSFSSSASENILEERRVNSVRSDFKNMEKNKYE; encoded by the coding sequence ATGGTTTGGAATAAACCAAATAATAATCAACCTGAATTAGATCCATGGGGGAAAAAAAATAGTAATAATAAAAATTATTCAGGAAAAAAAAATGAAGACAAAAAAACTTTATTAGATGTAAAAAAAATTCTATATCGTTTTAAAAATATTATTAATTATAATACTAATTCACAAAACTCATCAAAAAAGATAATTAATCCTTTTTTTACAATAATATTAATTAGTTTATTTATTTGGTTTCTTAGTGGTTTTTATACAATTAAAGAAGCGGAACGTGGTGTAGTGACTAGGTTTGGAAAATTTAGTCATTTAGTAGAACCCGGATTAAATTGGAAACCAGTTTTTTTTAATGAAGTTAAAGTAATTAATGTAGAAACTGTAAGAGAGTTAGCTACTTCGGGTATCATGTTAACTGCGGATGAAAATGTAGTACGTGTAGAAATGAATGTGCAATATAAAGTTACAAATCCTATTAATTATCTATTTTCTAATGCTTATCCTGATGATAGTTTACGTCAAGCAACAGATAGCGCATTAAGAGGTGTTATTGGACATTCGACTATGGATAGAGTATTAACAGAAGGGCGTACTTTAGTGAGAAGCGACACTCAACAAGAAATTGAAGCAATCATTAAGCCATATAATATGGGTATTACAATATTAGATGTAAATTTTCAAACAGCTAGACCTCCTGAAGAAGTTAAAGCTGCTTTTGATGATGCAATTGCTGCTCGTGAAAATCGTGAACAATATATACGTGAAGCTGAAGCATATTCTAATGAAGTGCAACCAAAGGCTAATGGACAAGCACAAAGAATATTAGAAGAAGCAAAAGCATATTCTTCTAGTATAATTCTTAAAGCTCAAGGTGAAGTCGCTCAATTTAATAAAATTTTACCTGAATATCTATTATCAAAGAAAATAACATTAAAACGTCTTTACATAGAATCTATGGAACGATTATTTAAAAATAATAAAAAAATATTTATTGATAAACAAGACAATTCAGCATTTTTTGTATCTTTAGACAATTTTTTTTCTATCATGAATTCAATTAATAATGTTCATTTAAAGAAAAAAAATATTTTAAAAAATAAAAAATATATTAATAATAAGAGTTCTTTTTCTTCATCAGCTTCTGAGAACATTTTAGAAGAGCGTCGTGTTAATTCTGTTCGAAGTGATTTTAAAAATATGGAAAAGAATAAATATGAATAA
- the miaA gene encoding tRNA (adenosine(37)-N6)-dimethylallyltransferase MiaA: MGPTACGKSTLAVYLKKYLPIELISVDSAAIYRGMDIGTDKPNIHDLSTHTYRLLNIKDPSENYSAAEFRQDALKEINYIIKLGKTPLLVGGTMFYYHVLLHGLSSLPSSNTKLRKYLLENNQKKFFLHNKLTLIDPISAKRIHKNDLQRTLRALEIFYLTGKTLTELKNSHLNKLPYNIFQFSVLPPSREWLNYQIERRIKNMLIMGFQKEVELLFFRGDLHINLSSIRCIGYRQMWQYLEYQFNYKEMFNQIVYATRTLAKNQLTWLKKWENVDQTLCNSNPKILLEKMLRIF; encoded by the coding sequence ATGGGACCGACAGCATGCGGTAAAAGTACATTAGCGGTATATCTTAAAAAATACTTACCAATAGAATTAATTAGTGTCGATTCTGCAGCAATTTATCGCGGCATGGATATTGGAACAGATAAACCAAATATTCATGATTTATCTACTCATACTTATCGTTTACTAAATATTAAAGATCCTAGTGAAAATTATTCAGCTGCAGAATTTCGTCAGGATGCTTTAAAAGAAATCAATTATATAATTAAATTAGGAAAAACACCGCTGCTGGTTGGCGGTACAATGTTTTATTATCATGTTTTATTACATGGGCTATCTAGTTTACCATCATCAAATACTAAACTTCGTAAATATTTATTAGAAAATAATCAGAAAAAATTTTTTTTACATAATAAATTAACATTAATTGATCCAATTTCAGCAAAACGCATTCATAAAAATGATCTTCAGAGAACACTGAGAGCATTAGAAATTTTTTATCTTACTGGAAAAACTTTAACAGAACTTAAAAATAGCCATTTGAATAAATTACCATATAATATTTTTCAATTTTCAGTATTACCTCCTAGCAGAGAATGGTTAAATTATCAAATTGAAAGACGTATAAAAAACATGTTAATTATGGGTTTTCAAAAGGAAGTTGAGCTACTTTTTTTTCGAGGTGATTTACATATAAATTTATCATCTATTCGATGTATTGGATATCGTCAAATGTGGCAGTATCTTGAATATCAATTTAACTATAAGGAGATGTTTAACCAAATAGTGTATGCAACCAGAACGCTTGCTAAAAATCAATTAACATGGTTAAAAAAGTGGGAAAATGTTGATCAAACATTATGTAATTCTAATCCTAAAATCTTATTAGAAAAAATGTTAAGAATTTTTTAA
- a CDS encoding mannitol-1-phosphate 5-dehydrogenase → MKALHFGAGNIGRGFIGKTLSESGFDIIFADLNQDIINLINYYKQYSVKTVGINLHKITDIKKISAINCKDEKIFEQISAVDLITTAVGVNALNSIAIIITKGIILKIKRGSLKTLNIIACENKIKASSFLKEAVLKILPNKYHNYLNQYIGFVDCSIDTIIPSSNHNQSNLLVIAEEFKEWIVNANQFKGIIPKILDMKLSHDLNPFIERKLLTLNTGHAIASYLGLIKQYKTIKEAIQNPKIRMIVKNAMEESGSVLIKRYFFDKHDHLNYIKKIFLRFENNFLSDRLERIGRNPLQKLGSEERLIKPILGSIEYKLPYANLSKGVAAACHYFNCNDLESMKLASLIKEKGIEKTLMHICNFKLNKEAIYCIKKSYYEIIQEMQ, encoded by the coding sequence ATGAAAGCACTTCATTTTGGAGCTGGGAATATTGGACGTGGTTTTATTGGAAAAACATTATCAGAATCTGGATTTGATATTATTTTTGCAGACTTAAATCAAGATATAATTAATTTAATTAATTATTATAAACAATATTCCGTTAAAACTGTAGGTATTAATTTACACAAAATTACTGATATAAAAAAAATTTCTGCTATTAATTGTAAAGATGAAAAAATTTTTGAACAAATTAGCGCAGTTGATTTAATTACTACTGCTGTTGGTGTAAATGCATTAAATAGTATTGCGATCATTATTACCAAAGGAATTATATTAAAAATTAAAAGAGGCTCTTTAAAGACACTGAATATTATTGCTTGTGAAAATAAAATTAAAGCTAGCTCTTTTTTGAAAGAAGCAGTATTAAAAATATTACCTAATAAATATCATAATTATTTAAATCAATATATAGGATTTGTAGATTGCAGTATTGATACAATCATACCTTCATCTAATCATAATCAATCTAATTTATTGGTAATTGCTGAAGAATTCAAAGAATGGATTGTAAATGCAAATCAATTCAAAGGTATTATTCCTAAAATACTTGATATGAAATTAAGTCATGATTTAAATCCATTTATTGAGCGAAAATTGTTAACTTTGAACACAGGACATGCTATTGCATCCTATCTTGGATTAATTAAACAGTATAAAACAATAAAAGAGGCTATTCAAAATCCAAAAATACGAATGATTGTTAAAAATGCTATGGAAGAAAGTGGATCTGTTTTAATAAAACGATATTTTTTTGATAAACATGACCATTTAAATTATATTAAAAAAATTTTTCTTCGTTTTGAAAATAATTTTTTATCAGATCGTCTAGAACGAATTGGCCGTAATCCATTACAAAAATTAGGGTCAGAAGAACGTCTAATTAAACCTATTTTAGGTAGTATAGAATATAAATTACCATATGCTAATTTATCAAAAGGCGTTGCTGCAGCATGTCATTATTTTAATTGTAATGATTTAGAATCTATGAAACTTGCATCTTTAATTAAAGAAAAAGGTATAGAAAAAACGTTAATGCATATTTGTAATTTTAAGTTAAATAAAGAAGCAATATATTGTATTAAAAAATCATATTATGAAATAATTCAAGAAATGCAATAA
- a CDS encoding PTS mannitol transporter subunit IICBA yields MLISIKLKIQNFGQFLSNMIMPNISIFIVWGIMSALFIPLGWQPNKSLEQLIRPIIFYLLPILIGYTGGSLVAGKRGGLIGSITTIGVIASADIPMLLGGMIVGPMSGWIIKYIDTKINNKIKYGFEMLVNNFSIAILGLLLSVISFLIIGPLIVWLSHVLEYLIKMIMYYHLLPLTAIIIEPAKIFFLNNAINHGIFSPLGIQEASEKHISIFFLIESNPGPGLGILIAWLLFGKGHLSKSAGGAAIIEFLGGVHEIYFPYVLMQPKLIISLILGSMCSIFILVFLQGGLISTASPGSILSILAMTPKGCYLTNMISVFCAFLVSFISAALLLKFQYKINHDNKNFQNHQNINDSKVLINNSNNNFDSNIIKTIIVACDAGMGSSALGASILRKKIKKANLHHISVVNTAINLLPKKTDLVITHKNLTPRAQKYAPYAHHISLKNFLNDNFYDNLIEKLAQNSMNLDSTNLLKNNNKKESLDLFQLTESNILLNQNAHNKEEAINIIGQNLVEQGYVKSDYIQSMLDREKLSSTWLGESIALPHGTIESKDSVLKTGIIFCQFPKGVRFGDEIDDIAYLVIGIAAKNNEHITVVSNITNALDNKETIKKLSTTNSKSEVLSLLNMK; encoded by the coding sequence ATGTTAATATCAATTAAATTAAAAATACAAAATTTTGGTCAATTTTTAAGTAATATGATTATGCCTAATATAAGTATTTTTATTGTATGGGGAATAATGAGCGCTTTGTTTATTCCATTAGGATGGCAGCCTAATAAAAGTTTAGAGCAATTAATTAGACCAATAATTTTCTATCTTTTACCTATATTAATTGGATATACTGGGGGTAGTTTAGTTGCAGGAAAGAGAGGAGGGTTAATTGGATCTATTACTACTATCGGAGTTATTGCCAGCGCTGATATTCCTATGTTATTAGGGGGTATGATTGTTGGTCCTATGAGTGGTTGGATTATAAAATATATTGATACAAAAATCAACAATAAAATTAAATATGGTTTTGAAATGCTAGTTAATAATTTTTCTATTGCTATATTAGGATTATTGTTATCAGTTATTTCATTTTTAATTATTGGACCATTGATTGTATGGTTATCTCATGTTTTAGAATATTTAATTAAAATGATTATGTATTATCATTTATTACCTCTGACAGCTATTATTATTGAGCCTGCTAAAATATTTTTTTTAAATAATGCTATTAATCATGGAATTTTTTCACCTTTAGGCATACAAGAAGCATCAGAAAAACATATTTCTATCTTTTTTTTAATTGAATCAAATCCAGGTCCAGGTTTAGGTATATTAATCGCGTGGTTATTATTTGGAAAAGGACATTTATCTAAATCTGCAGGAGGAGCTGCAATTATTGAATTTTTAGGAGGAGTTCATGAAATTTATTTTCCTTATGTTTTAATGCAACCTAAATTGATAATTTCTTTAATATTAGGTAGTATGTGTAGTATTTTTATATTAGTTTTTTTACAGGGTGGATTAATTTCAACAGCATCACCAGGTTCTATTTTATCTATTTTAGCCATGACTCCTAAAGGTTGTTATTTGACTAATATGATATCTGTATTTTGTGCTTTTTTAGTTTCTTTTATAAGCGCTGCTTTATTATTAAAATTTCAGTATAAAATAAATCATGATAATAAAAATTTTCAAAATCATCAAAATATTAATGATTCAAAAGTCTTAATTAATAATTCAAATAATAATTTTGATTCAAATATTATTAAAACTATTATTGTTGCGTGCGATGCTGGAATGGGATCAAGTGCATTAGGTGCTAGTATTTTACGTAAGAAAATCAAAAAAGCTAATTTGCATCATATTTCTGTGGTTAATACAGCTATTAATTTATTACCTAAAAAAACAGATTTAGTAATTACACATAAAAATTTAACACCTAGAGCTCAAAAATACGCCCCATATGCACATCATATATCTTTAAAAAACTTTCTTAATGATAATTTTTATGATAATTTAATAGAAAAATTAGCACAAAATTCCATGAATCTTGATTCTACTAATCTTTTAAAAAATAATAATAAAAAAGAATCATTAGACTTATTTCAATTAACTGAAAGTAATATATTACTAAATCAAAATGCTCATAATAAAGAAGAAGCTATTAATATTATTGGTCAAAATTTAGTTGAACAAGGTTACGTGAAATCTGATTATATTCAATCAATGCTCGATAGAGAAAAGCTATCGTCTACTTGGCTTGGTGAATCAATAGCCTTACCCCATGGAACTATTGAATCAAAAGATTCTGTTTTAAAAACAGGTATAATTTTTTGTCAATTTCCTAAGGGAGTTCGATTTGGAGACGAAATTGATGATATTGCTTATCTTGTTATTGGTATTGCAGCTAAAAATAACGAACATATTACTGTAGTAAGTAATATTACTAATGCGTTAGATAATAAAGAAACGATTAAAAAATTATCTACTACTAATAGTAAAAGTGAAGTTTTGTCACTTTTAAATATGAAATAA
- the pgi gene encoding glucose-6-phosphate isomerase yields the protein MKNINLNHTQSYKNLQNHFKKIKNLHLKELFLNDTDRFKKFSILFEKEILVDFSKNRITDETIKQLINLAQETDLRSAIKLMFSGAKINQTENRSVLHIALRNRNNYPIIINNYNIMSEINILLKKMKYFSQDIINGHWKGYTGQSISDVVNIGIGGSDLGPYMVNEALYPYKNHLNIHYVSNIDSSHLLKVLKNINPEKTIFLIASKTFTTDETLTNAISAKKWFLNYAKDLHTLDKHFFALSVNIQNALNFGIHINNIFKFWDWVGGRFSLWSAAGLSIILSIGFNNFEKFLDGAHAMDNHFYNTSYYKNIPVLLALLSIWYSNFFGSETEAILPYDQYMHRFAAYLQQSNMESNGKSINRNGEKIFYQTGPIIWGEPGTNGQHAFYQLIHQGTKLIPCDFIAPILSHNDLGDHHIKLISNFLAQTQALAFGKSHDVVLQDLILSKKHQQEINKILPFKICEGNKPTNSILIRKITPYNLGALIALYEHKIFVQGYILNIFSFDQWGVEIGKELSKNIYHSLKNNIHIDNNYDSSTQGLIDFYKFFHR from the coding sequence ATGAAAAATATTAATTTAAATCATACTCAATCATATAAAAATTTACAAAACCACTTTAAGAAAATAAAAAATTTACATTTAAAAGAACTGTTTTTAAATGATACTGATCGATTTAAAAAATTTTCAATTTTATTTGAAAAAGAAATCTTAGTTGATTTTTCAAAAAATCGTATTACTGATGAAACAATAAAGCAATTAATTAATTTAGCTCAAGAAACTGATTTAAGATCTGCAATAAAACTCATGTTTTCTGGAGCTAAAATAAATCAAACAGAAAATCGATCAGTTTTACATATAGCATTACGCAACAGGAATAATTATCCTATTATAATTAATAATTACAATATTATGTCAGAAATAAATATTTTATTAAAAAAAATGAAATATTTTTCACAAGATATCATTAACGGTCATTGGAAAGGGTATACAGGTCAATCAATTTCAGATGTGGTAAATATTGGAATTGGCGGATCAGATTTAGGTCCATATATGGTAAATGAAGCATTATATCCATATAAGAATCACTTAAATATTCATTATGTTTCTAATATAGATAGTAGTCATCTGTTAAAAGTTTTAAAAAACATTAATCCAGAAAAAACTATTTTTTTAATAGCTTCTAAAACTTTTACTACTGATGAAACTCTAACTAATGCAATAAGTGCAAAAAAATGGTTTTTAAATTACGCAAAAGATTTACATACTTTAGATAAACATTTTTTTGCTTTATCTGTTAATATTCAAAATGCTTTAAATTTTGGTATTCATATCAATAATATTTTTAAATTTTGGGATTGGGTAGGAGGACGTTTTTCATTATGGTCTGCCGCAGGTTTGTCGATTATATTGTCAATTGGATTTAATAATTTTGAAAAATTTTTAGATGGCGCGCATGCTATGGATAATCATTTTTATAATACTAGTTATTATAAAAATATTCCAGTATTATTAGCTTTACTTAGTATTTGGTATAGTAATTTTTTTGGATCAGAAACAGAAGCAATATTACCTTATGATCAATATATGCATCGTTTTGCAGCATATTTGCAACAATCTAATATGGAATCTAATGGAAAATCTATTAATAGAAATGGTGAAAAAATATTTTATCAAACCGGACCTATTATTTGGGGAGAACCTGGGACTAATGGTCAACATGCATTTTATCAATTAATACATCAAGGTACTAAATTAATTCCTTGTGATTTTATCGCTCCGATTTTATCGCATAATGATTTAGGAGACCATCATATCAAATTAATATCTAATTTTTTAGCTCAAACACAAGCATTAGCTTTTGGTAAATCACATGATGTTGTTTTGCAAGATTTAATACTATCTAAAAAACACCAACAAGAAATTAATAAAATTTTGCCTTTTAAAATATGTGAAGGCAACAAGCCTACTAATTCAATATTAATAAGAAAAATTACTCCTTATAATTTAGGAGCTTTAATTGCGTTATATGAGCATAAAATTTTTGTACAAGGTTATATATTAAATATTTTTAGCTTTGATCAATGGGGAGTGGAAATTGGTAAAGAACTATCTAAAAATATTTATCATTCTTTAAAAAATAATATACATATTGATAATAATTATGATTCTTCTACTCAAGGATTAATTGATTTTTATAAATTTTTTCACAGATAA
- the orn gene encoding oligoribonuclease, translated as MKNNQNYLIWIDLEMTGLNPKKHRIIEIATLITDNYLNVVAEGPVISIYQKEKYILCMDQWNIMTHTENGLIKRIKSSVYNEAMAEHKTITFLKKWVPMKSSPMCGNSITQDRRFLFQYMPKLESYFHYRNIDVSTLKELFYRWNPVILKNFKKQNTHRALEDIRESVLELNFYKNYFFKKKA; from the coding sequence ATGAAAAATAATCAAAATTATTTAATTTGGATTGATTTAGAGATGACAGGTCTAAATCCTAAAAAACATCGTATTATTGAAATTGCTACATTAATTACAGATAACTATTTAAATGTCGTTGCAGAAGGACCAGTAATTTCAATATATCAAAAAGAAAAATATATTCTATGTATGGATCAATGGAATATTATGACACATACAGAAAATGGATTAATAAAACGTATAAAAAGTAGTGTCTATAATGAAGCTATGGCAGAACATAAAACTATAACATTCTTAAAAAAATGGGTACCTATGAAATCATCTCCGATGTGCGGTAACAGTATAACTCAAGATAGACGATTTTTATTTCAATATATGCCTAAATTAGAAAGTTATTTTCATTATAGAAATATTGATGTTAGTACTCTTAAAGAACTATTTTATCGTTGGAATCCTGTAATTCTAAAAAATTTTAAAAAACAAAATACACATAGAGCGTTAGAAGATATTCGTGAATCTGTTTTAGAATTAAACTTTTATAAAAATTATTTTTTCAAAAAGAAAGCTTGA
- a CDS encoding N-acetylmuramoyl-L-alanine amidase has translation MKKLQKIEIIIDAGHGGQDPGAIGHKGLQEKTINIAIALKIKKLLNHDQRFHAILTRTKDIYLSIKKRKEFFKKHYANLLISIHADSSKKKSASGASIWIISKNRMHREINNYLIKPSIIFFPKKIENILKKHQNDIFLKKTILDLQSNDFKDIELKIARNILRELKKKIKLHKQSPNYASLGILSSINIPSILIETGFITNISEEKKLSTKIYQNKISKAIYLAIKHYFNNLN, from the coding sequence ATAAAAAAATTACAAAAAATTGAAATTATTATAGATGCTGGGCATGGCGGGCAAGATCCTGGAGCTATTGGTCATAAAGGATTGCAAGAAAAAACAATAAATATTGCAATTGCATTAAAAATTAAAAAATTATTAAATCATGATCAAAGATTTCATGCAATATTAACACGTACAAAAGATATTTATCTTTCAATCAAGAAACGTAAAGAATTTTTTAAAAAACATTATGCAAATCTATTAATATCTATTCATGCGGATTCTTCTAAAAAAAAATCAGCTTCTGGAGCATCAATATGGATAATTTCAAAAAATAGAATGCATCGCGAAATTAATAATTATTTAATAAAACCATCAATAATATTTTTCCCTAAAAAAATTGAAAATATTCTGAAAAAACATCAAAACGATATATTTTTGAAAAAAACAATATTAGATTTACAATCTAATGATTTTAAAGATATTGAATTAAAAATAGCTCGCAATATATTACGAGAGCTCAAAAAAAAGATTAAACTACATAAACAATCTCCAAACTATGCTAGTTTAGGGATATTAAGTTCTATTAATATACCGTCAATATTAATAGAAACAGGTTTTATTACTAATATTTCAGAAGAAAAAAAATTAAGCACAAAAATTTATCAAAATAAAATTTCAAAAGCTATTTATTTAGCTATCAAACATTACTTTAATAATTTAAACTGA
- the rpmE gene encoding 50S ribosomal protein L31 has protein sequence MKKKIHPNYTKVTATCSCGNIIEIFSTIDHNFHLDICAKCHPFYTGKQRIVDTGGRVERFKKRFKL, from the coding sequence ATGAAAAAAAAAATTCATCCTAATTATACTAAAGTTACTGCTACTTGTTCTTGCGGTAATATAATTGAAATTTTTTCTACTATTGATCATAATTTTCATTTAGATATATGTGCAAAATGTCATCCTTTTTATACAGGAAAGCAAAGAATTGTTGATACAGGAGGTCGTGTTGAAAGATTTAAAAAACGTTTTAAGTTATAA
- the hslV gene encoding ATP-dependent protease subunit HslV, whose translation MTTILSVRLKNKVVIGGDGQATLGNTIMKSNVKKIRSLYHDQVIAGFAGGTADAFTLFEMFEKKLAMYQGQLQRAAIELAKDWRSDRMLRKLEALLAVADKDTSLIITGNGDVIQPEDDLIAIGSGGSYAQSSAKALIDNTNLNAHEIVEKSLHIAANICIYTNHIFTIKELFSEK comes from the coding sequence GTGACTACAATATTAAGTGTAAGATTAAAAAATAAAGTAGTAATTGGAGGTGATGGACAAGCAACTTTAGGCAATACAATTATGAAAAGTAATGTAAAAAAAATTAGGTCATTATATCATGACCAAGTAATTGCAGGTTTTGCAGGAGGAACTGCAGATGCATTTACTTTATTTGAAATGTTCGAAAAAAAATTAGCCATGTATCAAGGTCAATTACAACGTGCTGCTATTGAATTAGCGAAAGATTGGCGATCAGATAGAATGTTACGCAAATTAGAAGCATTATTAGCGGTTGCTGATAAAGATACTTCATTAATTATCACAGGAAATGGAGATGTTATACAACCTGAAGATGATTTAATAGCTATAGGATCCGGAGGATCTTATGCGCAATCTTCTGCTAAGGCATTAATAGATAATACAAATTTAAATGCGCATGAAATTGTAGAAAAATCATTACATATCGCTGCTAATATTTGTATATATACAAATCATATATTTACTATAAAAGAACTATTTTCAGAAAAATAA
- the hslU gene encoding HslU--HslV peptidase ATPase subunit, translated as MSDMTPSQIVSELDKFIIGQEKAKRAVSIALRNRWRRMQLNNELRHEITPKNILMIGPTGVGKTEIARRLAKLAHSPFIKVEATKFTEVGYVGKEVDSIIRDLTDAAIKMIRIKNIENNKIRVEEVVEEKILDVLVPRPDKTCTENEKNESFSKTIQIFRKKLREGLLDEKEIEINLLSTTMGIEIMAPPGMEELTNQLQSLFQNLSGNKKNRRRLKIKDARVLLTEEEATKLINQEEIKKEAINAVEQNGIVFIDEIDKICKRGESSGPDISREGVQRDLLPLVEGCTVSTKYGMVKTDHILFIASGAFQTSTPSDLIPELQGRLPIKVELQALTVDDFEKILTEPRASITAQYKALMTTEGVDINFTKEGIRNIAETAWKVNESMENIGARRLHTILEKLMEDISFNASENKGKKIKINAQYVSQHLDQLVSNEDLSRFIL; from the coding sequence ATGTCTGACATGACTCCTTCTCAAATTGTTTCTGAACTTGATAAATTTATAATTGGTCAAGAAAAAGCAAAAAGAGCGGTATCTATTGCATTAAGAAATCGTTGGCGTCGGATGCAATTAAACAATGAACTACGTCACGAAATCACTCCTAAAAATATTTTAATGATTGGTCCAACCGGAGTAGGTAAAACAGAAATAGCAAGGCGTTTAGCTAAATTAGCTCATTCTCCTTTTATTAAAGTTGAGGCTACGAAATTTACCGAAGTTGGGTATGTTGGAAAAGAAGTTGATTCAATTATTCGTGATTTAACTGATGCAGCAATCAAAATGATTCGTATTAAAAATATTGAAAATAATAAAATCCGTGTTGAGGAAGTAGTAGAAGAAAAAATATTAGATGTTCTTGTTCCAAGGCCAGATAAAACTTGCACAGAAAACGAAAAAAATGAAAGTTTTTCAAAAACTATTCAAATATTTCGAAAAAAATTAAGAGAAGGTTTATTGGACGAAAAAGAAATAGAAATTAATTTATTATCTACTACTATGGGAATTGAAATTATGGCTCCTCCAGGTATGGAAGAGTTAACTAATCAATTACAATCTCTATTTCAAAATTTAAGTGGGAACAAAAAAAATAGAAGACGTCTGAAAATTAAAGATGCAAGAGTATTATTGACAGAAGAAGAAGCTACAAAGTTAATTAATCAAGAAGAAATTAAAAAAGAAGCTATTAATGCAGTAGAACAAAATGGTATTGTATTTATTGATGAAATTGATAAAATTTGTAAAAGAGGAGAGTCTTCTGGACCAGATATTTCGCGAGAAGGAGTTCAAAGAGATTTATTGCCTTTAGTTGAGGGGTGTACAGTATCCACTAAATATGGAATGGTCAAAACAGATCATATTTTATTTATCGCTTCTGGCGCCTTTCAAACTTCTACTCCATCAGATTTAATTCCAGAATTACAAGGACGTTTACCTATTAAAGTAGAATTACAAGCATTGACTGTTGATGATTTTGAGAAAATTTTAACTGAACCTAGAGCATCTATTACTGCGCAATATAAAGCTCTTATGACAACAGAAGGTGTTGATATTAATTTTACAAAAGAAGGGATAAGAAATATTGCAGAAACAGCTTGGAAAGTTAATGAATCTATGGAAAATATTGGAGCTCGCAGATTGCATACTATATTAGAAAAATTAATGGAAGATATATCATTTAATGCAAGTGAAAACAAGGGTAAAAAAATTAAAATTAATGCACAATATGTCAGTCAACATTTAGATCAATTAGTATCTAATGAAGATTTAAGTCGTTTCATTTTATAA
- a CDS encoding Hsp20 family protein: MSYRSLSFIPNFNDHNIFSNRFNQIDKMFSTLTGEKPISDTPKYNLYQINETEYQLILSVPGFTEEELDISVHNSQLSIQGKKQIQNKHKNEKNQEHNHCLHQGIIFNNFSLNFNLEHKIKVKKAELSLGLLKLHFECNIPEEEKPKKITINIAQNTKTINQK; this comes from the coding sequence ATGTCTTATCGTTCACTTTCATTTATTCCTAATTTTAATGATCATAATATTTTTTCAAATCGATTTAATCAAATCGACAAAATGTTTAGCACATTAACAGGAGAAAAACCTATTTCTGATACACCAAAATATAATTTATATCAAATTAATGAAACTGAATATCAATTAATACTTAGTGTACCAGGTTTTACAGAAGAAGAGTTAGATATCTCTGTTCATAATAGCCAGTTATCTATTCAAGGTAAAAAACAAATTCAAAATAAACACAAAAATGAAAAAAATCAAGAACATAATCATTGTTTGCATCAAGGTATAATATTTAACAATTTTTCTTTAAATTTCAATTTAGAACATAAAATTAAAGTCAAAAAAGCTGAATTATCTTTAGGTTTATTAAAATTACATTTTGAATGCAATATTCCTGAAGAAGAAAAACCAAAAAAAATTACTATTAATATTGCTCAAAATACAAAAACAATTAATCAAAAATAA